A stretch of Lactuca sativa cultivar Salinas chromosome 6, Lsat_Salinas_v11, whole genome shotgun sequence DNA encodes these proteins:
- the LOC111890432 gene encoding DELLA protein RGL2 → MAPFNRHSYDVEIQEIGSFGKLPRLSQEDDTGNKSEATNRLCFPTANDQVGQQPLKAFHNLDALFLDTTPPLRSYEHQMQELANIESQYSELIKPHTNPKRTKTTSHDVVRNEVSERKLSTDAVIRLGGEKFIQSCSSSINDISIPSHPYSTSFSGFSIQETKDIELIQNLLLSAEKVSNQKFERSSKLLDWCDASSSNSGNPIQRLVHYFSKALREKIANETGRISFHGPRKNHVDDLAKRMLSANPTTVSIYQKLPFFQVGQFSGVQALVDAVVGATKVHVIDLSIKQGVQGTILMQALISQPICTIEHLKITAVGTNYKEKIEQAGDWLKSFAESINLSFSFNVAMVEDMLMFNENLLELDPEEALAIYSSYGLWGMIGQQGRLESLMKVIKNINPRVMVVSEAAVNLNSPKFVNRFIESLFYFGALFDALEDCMDREDENRAITESVYMGNGIRSIVATEGAERVIRNVHINVWRKFFARFGMKETELSMSSLYQANLVAEKICCGSSCTFDMDGNCLIIGWKGAPIQFLSAWKFS, encoded by the coding sequence ATGGCCCCCTTCAACCGGCATAGTTATGATGTCGAGATTCAAGAAATAGGGAGTTTTGGGAAGTTGCCTCGGTTATCCCAGGAAGATGATACAGGTAATAAATCTGAGGCAACCAATCGACTTTGTTTTCCAACAGCAAACGATCAAGTAGGGCAACAACCTTTAAAAGCTTTCCATAATTTGGACGCCTTGTTTCTTGACACAACTCCTCCACTTCGATCGTATGAACATCAGATGCAGGAGCTTGCAAATATTGAATCTCAATATTCGGAGCTTATTAAACCTCATACAAATCCTAAAAGGACAAAGACAACAAGTCATGATGTAGTACGCAATGAAGTGAGTGAGCGCAAGCTATCAACGGATGCAGTTATTCGTTTAGGTGGAGAAAAGTTCATACAATCTTGTTCATCTTCGATAAATGATATCTCGATTCCTAGCCATCCGTATAGCACTTCATTCTCTGGCTTTTCTATCCAGGAAACTAAAGATATTGAACTCattcaaaatcttttactttcCGCAGAGAAAGTCTCCAACCAAAAGTTTGAACGTTCGAGTAAGCTTCTGGATTGGTGTGACGCGTCATCTTCTAATTCAGGAAACCCCATTCAAAGGTTAGTGCACTATTTCTCGAAAGCTTTAAGAGAGAAGATCGCTAATGAAACCGGAAGAATATCATTCCATGGCCCAAGAAAGAACCATGTAGATGATCTCGCAAAGAGAATGTTGAGCGCTAATCCAACAACGGTCTCAATTTATCAGAAGTTACCGTTTTTTCAAGTTGGTCAATTTTCAGGGGTTCAGGCTTTGGTTGATGCTGTTGTTGGGGCAACAAAAGTGCATGTAATTGATCTATCGATAAAACAAGGTGTGCAGGGTACGATTCTAATGCAAGCTCTTATTTCTCAACCCATATGTACTATAGAGCATCTGAAAATAACCGCTGTCGGGACTAACTACAAAGAGAAAATCGAACAGGCTGGTGATTGGTTGAAGAGTTTTGCTGAATCtataaacctttctttctctttcAATGTGGCTATGGTGGAAGATATGCTTATGTTTAATGAAAATCTTCTTGAGTTGGATCCAGAAGAAGCATTGGCCATTTACTCATCATATGGTTTGTGGGGCATGATTGGGCAGCAGGGCCGACTAGAATCTCTGATGAaagtcataaaaaatataaatcctCGTGTTATGGTGGTATCCGAAGCTGCAGTAAATCTTAACTCACCCAAATTTGTGAATCGTTTTATTGAATCACTTTTCTATTTTGGGGCACTCTTTGATGCTTTAGAAGACTGTATGGATCGTGAAGATGAAAACCGTGCTATAACTGAATCTGTGTATATGGGTAATGGAATAAGGAGCATTGTGGCAACTGAAGGAGCGGAAAGGGTGATTCGGAATGTGCATATTAATGTCTGGAGAAAATTTTTCGCAAGGTTTGGGATGAAGGAAACAGAACTGAGTATGTCTTCTTTATATCAAGCAAATCTGGTTGCAGAAAAAATTTGCTGTGGAAGTTCTTGCACCTTTGATATGGACGGAAATTGCTTAATTATTGGGTGGAAAGGAGCACCAATCCAGTTTCTTTCCGCTTGGAAGTTCTCATGA